Below is a genomic region from Panthera tigris isolate Pti1 chromosome E1, P.tigris_Pti1_mat1.1, whole genome shotgun sequence.
ggctgtgtttcaaaaaaattatttacggACACAGAAATTTGAATTTATTACAATTTCCAGGTGTCACAGAATCTTTGTATTCTGTTCcccccatttaaaaatgtgaaaaacattctTAGCTTATGGGCGGTACAAAAAAAAGAGGCGGATCGAATCTGGCCCAGAGGCTATAGGTTTGTAGACCCCTGCTCTAGAGAAGAATCTGATCCATATTTCTTTAAACCACctagaaaaaggaagcaaaaatttaTCAGGGTAGGGACTTCTGTCTTGTTCAACAACTTAAAAAGTACCTAGCTATACAGTAGGAGCCCAATACATAGTTTTGGGATCGtagtcatttgttcattcaataattatttattgagtgcttattttgTGACGGGCACTATTCTGGGTACTGGAAATgatgaataaagagagaaatatttctgTTCTCATGAAGCTTACCTTCTAGTAGGAGGAACAGGCgttcaataaataaaacacaaagcagattaagtgctgggggaaaaaaggaaggtatGGAGAGGAGGGTGGTGATTTTAAATAGGATGATCTCTTTGCGGACaaaatgacatttgagcaaagactttaAGGGGACGTGGGAGTGAGAAATGAGGTCTGCAGAGGGGGAACCTTCCAGGAAGAGGCAACAGCATGTACAAAGGACCAAAAATGAAGCACCTCTGGGTGCATTCAAGGAAAGCAAGGCGAGTGGGACTGGAATGCAATaagggggaaggtgggaggaagcgGCCAGAGGTATTACTGGTCCCGATCTCAGAGGACTTCTGTGCTCCCTGAGAAGCGCTTTGTATAATAATACTCTGAGCCAGAAGGGATCTCAGTGGAAGGTTCTGAGTGGAAGAGGAACATAAACTCGTAAGGAGGTTGGGGTAGAACTGTAAACTCCAGAGGCATCAACGGCAGAAGCACGGGGATCAGTTAGGAGGTTACTCCCAATCATCTAGGTGAGAGATGGTGGTGGCTTGGACCCAGGAGATAGCAGTAAGAGGTGTGATCAGATTCTGGGTTATGTGTCAATTTAACAGTGCTCATTAAAAAAGCGTTACTGCTCAAGTTTAATTTCCTGAAGGAAGGTAGACTTCAGTTGGGATAGAAGAGACCTAGGTCTTACTTCCAGGTCTAGAGCCCAATTTTTCCATCCACAAAATGGGGGAAAGTTTTAGTTACCATGAGGAGAAGAAGAGTGACCGAAGTCAAAGTTCTTGGCAAGGTTCTCTTGCCCACTGTATAAAGCACGCACTctaccctccccttccccttcttcacaCCAATTTGTTTCCGGCATACTCACTGTGCACTAGCTGAGAAATTTccaaactctcaacaaacaaaggTGGGAGAGAAACTGGAGAGAAATGTTTCAGTGGCTactagtttctttcttctttccagagCTTTGTTTACAAGTGGCTGGAACAACACTGAAAAGAAGGTATACAACATTCCTGGCATTTCCCCGGACATGATGAAGCTAATTATTGAATATGCATACACCCGGACCATCCCTATCACGCCGGACAATGTGGAGAAACTGCTGGCTGCTGCAGACCAATTCAACATCATGGGTATTGTTAGGGGTTGCTGTGAGTTCCTCAAGTCGGAGCTGTGTTTGGATAACTGTATCGGCATCTGCAAGTTCACAGACTACTACTACTGCCCCGAGCTGAGGCAGAAGGCCTACATGTTCATACTGCACAACTTTGAGGAGATGGTGAAAGTCTCGGCCGAGTTTTTAGAGCTCTCAGTCAGTGAACTGAAGGATATCATTGAGAAAGACGAGCTCAACGTCAAACAAGAAGATGCTGTATTTGAggccattttaaaatggatttctcaTGACCCCCAAAACAGGAAGCAGCatatttcagttttgcttcccaAGGtcaagtttagttatttttttgtgGGATGCTTACTTGCTCATGTTTGGTTCATTTATCCCGGAGGGACTGTGCAAAGAGCTGCGTTCAGATGTTTGGCAGATTCCGGGGCTGTATTTACACACACTTACATAGAAGGCCATCTCCTACTATTCTGCGGAATTGTGcaattttctttgctcttggCATTGCTAGTTCCTTCTGTTATATTCTTTGACCAAAATTCTCCCTGGTAGTGGGGGAAAGAGACGGCAAGGCCTTCAAAAGAATTCTAAAGGGCCTTCTTTTCACCCTCTTTTATTGTGAGTTTCCCCAAACCCCAGGCAGAAGTGGGACTAGACACCAAACCACGAGTGTCATACACAATTGTAGCCATCCGGGGCTAATTTGGGTTATTTATACAGAGAAACGTAAATATTCAATGACTGAACAATTGCCACAGCCTTTTATGGTCTAATAGTACTGCCCAGTGGCCAAGGAAGGGgctagctctgtgaccttctATCTAGCTCATTGTCAGCATCCAAATGTATaccacatctgaaaaacaaatatttaaaactgtgaGCTGTAAACACAAAGTAAACACAAGTAAACAAACACAAAGTAAAATAGGACCCTGCTGCAATTCAAAGGCAGACTGTAAACAGGGAGTTAAGGACATGGGTTTTCCAGGTACCTTCACCTCATCtgactttctgtgtttccttctcagGTTCGCCTGGCCCTAATGCATGCTGAGTACTTCATGAACAATGTTAAGATGAACGACTACGTCAAAGACAGCGAGGAATGCAAGCCAGTCATCATTAATGCCCTAAAGGCCATGTATGATCTAAACATGAATGGACCCTCCAATTCTGACTTCACCAACCCACTCACCAGGCCCCGCCTGCCCTACGCCATCCTATTTGCAATTGGTGGCTGGAGTGGTGGGAGCCCCACCAATGCCATTGAGGCATATGATGCTCGGGCAGACAGATGGGTGAATGTCACTTGTGAGGAAGAGAGTCCCCGTGCCTACCATGGGGCAGCCTATTTGAAAGGTTACGTTTATATCATTGGGGGGTTTGACAGTGTAGACTATTTCAATAGCGTTAAGCGTTTTGACCCAGTCAAGAAAACGTGGCACCAGGTGGCCCCGATGCACTCCCGTCGTTGTTACGTCAGTGTGACAGTCCTCAGCAATTTTATTTATGCCATGGGAGGATTTGACGGCTACGTGCGTCTCAACACTGCTGAGCGCTATGAACCAGAGACCAACCAGTGGACGCTCATCGCCCCCATGCACGAGCAGAGGAGTGACGCCAGTGCCACCACGCTCTATGGGAAGGTAAGAATTGGGAGGGGGCAGACCAGGCCCAGAAGTACTTGTTTGGGGGTGGATGGAAAATAGACGTGGCAGCACCCACGCTGCAGTACTGACTCTGCAACTAGTGCCCCTTTGTAACTGTCCTTTTAGGTTTTACTCACTAAAAACCAATACATgcggggcagggcacctgggtgactcagtcggttaagcgtccaacttcggctcaggtcatgatggtcatgatctcacggttcatgggttccggccccacattgggctctcttgtcagtgcagagcccgcttcagatcctctgtccactgctctcccccccgccccgccccttcccctctcacgctctctcaaaataaacattcaacgAAAAAAGCGACGCGTGCACACGTGGGAAAAAGATACTCAGAGTGTACGGACTGGTATCAGAGGGGTCCCTTTGCCACCACCATGCGTAcaccctttctttctgctccccaGAGGTAACGATTTTAATAACCATGGGCCGCTCGTCACACAGGTCTACATATGTGGTGGTTTTAATGGAAATGAGTGCCTGTTCACAGCAGAAGTGTACAACACTGAGAGCAATCAGTGGACAGTCATAGCACCCATGAGAAGCAGGAGGAGTGGAATAGGCGTAATTGCCTACGGAGAACACGTTTATGCGGTGAGTTTATCTTGTACCACACAAAAACGATAGCTCTGGATTTTTTTGTTCGCAAATTGGTTTACGCTACTATCGGCCAGCatttggaaagcatttttttccatGGAGAATAATGGAAAGCGGGAGGTATGAAATCACtggtcgtccccccccccccccccccgccccaagaagGCCTCTTCCTTGGTGAACAGAAGCAATGGCTCACAGTCAACCATGTTTCCCTTGCCGTCCATAGGTAGGTGGCTTTGACGGAGCAAATCGACTTAGGAGTGCGGAAGCCTACAGCCCAGTAGCTAACACTTGGCGCACAATACCCACTATGTTTAATCCTCGTAGCAATTTTGGCATCGAGGTGGTAGACGACCTCTTGTTTGTGGTGGGCGGCTTTAACGGCTTTACCACCACCTTTAACGTGGAATGCTATGATGAAAAGACAGACGAGTGGTATGACGCCCATGACATGAGCATCTACCGCAGCGCCCTGAGCTGCTGTGTGGTGCCGGGGCTGGCCAACGTCGGGGAATATGCGGCTAGACGGGACAACTTCACAGGATTAGCACTGCGAGATGAAGTAAAATACTCCGCTTCGACAAGTACCCTACCTGTATGAGCCTCTTCATTTAGCTAATAAAGAGTCTAAGCAATAAgaattacctcttttttttttttttttttaaataaatgcagtgtTTAAACTTGTAAGAGTACTGGAAAATGTTCAACTTAAGGGAGCCAAAGGTTGGATGAATGAGGGAgtaagagggaaggaagcaagcatTTGTATCCAACAGTGTATCATTAAAAGGGAAAAGTCACACGGTACAAACCAGCTCTaaagaaatatgtttatttaaaacttacATTGAGACAACTGATAGCTTCAACACAGAACAAGATAGTTTTAGGAACATAAAACAGGCTATTTTACAATGTGATGTCTCAAAAGCGTCCTAAATTCTACATCTCCTCTGACTTAAAGGGAGATAGCCAAGATTATACTTTGAGTAGAGTAGGGGCTTGGATACTGATAGCCCCCAAAAGTCACTGTGTATCAGCTTgaactaaatatgtattttacaaataacTCAGTGAGCCCTAGCACATGGACCATAGTCTTCAAACATCTAGCAAGCTTAATTTTTCACAAGTGCATTATGCAGGAGGATTAAGTGAACAAGTGCTCTACTGTATGTGCTTCAGTGTCAGACATTCGTAGTGATGCTCAGAGAGTAAGACAAAAGCCCTACAAAGGTAATCAACAAAGAGCAGTTATTTGGCTATCTAATTAAATTCCGTGAAGCGAGATGGCTACTATATTATGCTATTGTTATTGTATTATGTCACTCAACTATGAGCTGTTTGGTTTCCAATGACCAGAGCACGTTATAATGTAAGcattataacaacaaaaatggaCTATTCTCAAGAAAGCAACAAACTGGAGTGATGGACTGTGCCAAAATGTTTGATAATTAAAGGAGAGACCAAAGCGTTTCTCAAGTATTCTACAGTTAAATGGCAACCTAGAAATACCCTATTTTGCTAATGGAGGCAGGGAACCTACTTCACAATTCTGTAGACTTTCAAAAGACAGGAAATGTGGCCAACACACCCTTTTAATTTAAGCTTAATTTGAGGAAAGTACAAAAAAGTCCCTTTATCTATGTTTGATTAGGCCAAGTAACTAAAATATATGTTTAGTTTACTTGTCTACCTACAGTACAGTGTCTCATTAGAATTATGAAGCAGAGAATGAAGTATTTAAACATATGACATGCTACACTAgtcaagaaacagagaaaaaaagagtgccCTAGAAACTGCCTTACCAGTAGCCTGAAGAGTTTAAAGAGCAAAAGCACACAAGTCTTTGATCAACACTATCTTTCCAACTTCAAACTTCtgttctatgtattttaaaagtttttggtCCCAGCAATACTATATAAAACTaagtgataaaaacaaaactgatgtcaatcaattttgagatttttttttagcaaaatatttttgagttggcACAGCAAAAGCAAAGTTGGATATACAAGATCTACAAGACATCATGCAAACGTCTGCAAGTGAGATGTACTACTTACACACTAAGCTCATGACTGACATTCTCAATATACACCacgggttttgtttttttaaaaaccacggTGGGGTAGGTGGAGGTGGAGGACCTCCATTCCAAGATACAAGTCACGCTAGGGGTTAGGTAAAGGTATTACTTTTTGGTCCTCTTTTATccttccacaaaacaaaaacaaaaacaaaagcaacaacaacaaaaggttcGCTTGAATACGTGTGAAGCTGTCTTTTTAGAAGTTTAAATGACCAAACACATTCTTTAAGTTTTTCATCAGAAAGGAAATTTCTTTCCCAAAGAGCCACTTTAGGCTGGTTGTCATAATCAAAACCTTTCCAAATACTCTGGAAGTTATTTCCAGTTTAGAATTTCAGAATGTCAGCCTTGAACAGATTTAAGCAAATCTGGTTTCCTTTCCTATTAACAAGTTAGTTAGGATATTTCAGAGACACAAGTTATTGATGTGAAGTCACACGTGTGAATTCAAAtatgaaaattagaaattcagTAATCAGGAAAACCTGCACACATCATCATGCAAGGAAGGACTTACCCCTTCTTTTCAGCCATGGCCTACGCTGCCTGCTGAGTTAAAAAACAACAGTTTCAATCAAGTTTTCAGAACCAGATTATACCTAAATCTTATGAGTTATAATTTGTCGCATCATGTGAAAAAAGGCCACCCTCCAAAAACTTGGTAGTGACAGTCTTAGAAGACAACTCAGAGATAAGATCCAAAAACCTTACATCACACCTCCCGGACAGAAACTGCCATTTTAGTGAGCTGCTGAGTTACTTCACCACTAAGAAGAGGAAGTTTGCTAGGCGGCATAGTCTATCAGAGATGAGAACATCACTCAACAAGCTTTTCTGCCTCACGTGCACAGACCTCTCACAACTAAGAATGAGGACTTCTCAGGACTGAAAtggcttttattaaaataactacaAATGGAAATTGATAAAATGGTAGAGGTGGTGTAGGATAATATATCCTCATACAGAAATAGGACTTGAAGTTTACGACCCCCACTCCAATCTAAATTAAATGGTTTTAAAGCAGATTTCCGacacatttattgaaaaactttGTCCTAGGCAAGGATACCAACTTAAAAATTTCAGGAAAGCTCTTAGTATAGAGTCCAGGGACTAGATATTAATAGTCTTGCAGTAAATTGAGAGCCAAAATTTCTGGTtgtgcttttttccttttgatgtttGATACAGTAAGAAGGTTAAGTATAATggtctagggaaaaaaataatcactgcACTTGGAG
It encodes:
- the KLHL10 gene encoding kelch-like protein 10 — its product is MEMESAAASTRFHQPHMERKMSAMTCEIFNELRLEGKLCDVVIKVNGFEFNAHKNILCSCSSYFRALFTSGWNNTEKKVYNIPGISPDMMKLIIEYAYTRTIPITPDNVEKLLAAADQFNIMGIVRGCCEFLKSELCLDNCIGICKFTDYYYCPELRQKAYMFILHNFEEMVKVSAEFLELSVSELKDIIEKDELNVKQEDAVFEAILKWISHDPQNRKQHISVLLPKVRLALMHAEYFMNNVKMNDYVKDSEECKPVIINALKAMYDLNMNGPSNSDFTNPLTRPRLPYAILFAIGGWSGGSPTNAIEAYDARADRWVNVTCEEESPRAYHGAAYLKGYVYIIGGFDSVDYFNSVKRFDPVKKTWHQVAPMHSRRCYVSVTVLSNFIYAMGGFDGYVRLNTAERYEPETNQWTLIAPMHEQRSDASATTLYGKVYICGGFNGNECLFTAEVYNTESNQWTVIAPMRSRRSGIGVIAYGEHVYAVGGFDGANRLRSAEAYSPVANTWRTIPTMFNPRSNFGIEVVDDLLFVVGGFNGFTTTFNVECYDEKTDEWYDAHDMSIYRSALSCCVVPGLANVGEYAARRDNFTGLALRDEVKYSASTSTLPV